TCTTGGCCTGACTGCTCCTGAAATGACCGTCCTCATCGGCGGCATGCGTTCAATTGGCGCCAACCACGGCGATTCAAAACACGGCGTCTTCACGGACCGCGTCGGTGCATTGACGAACGACTTCTTCGTCAACCTCCTCGACATGGGCATCGAATGGAAACCGGCCGGCTTCAATCAATATGAAGGCCGCAACCGCAAGACCGGTGAAGTCGTGAGAACAGCTACGCGCTTTGACCTGGTATTCGGCTCGAATTCCGTGCTGCGTGCCCTGGCTGAAGTATACGCGCAGAATGATAATCAAGAAAAATTCGTCCGTGACTTTGTTGCCGCGTGGGCAAAAGTGATGGATGCAGATCGATTTGATTTGAGATAATGAGTAGTGGGCCTCTTCCTTGATGGAAGGGGCTTTTTTTTGCACAGTCCCATTTCATCCCCCCACAATTCCATTGACAAATCCCCCTCCCTCCATTATTATCAATATCGATAACAATCACAAAAGGATGTAATGGAATGACCCAAATAGATACCGACCTATTCCTCCACCCGGTCCGCATGCGGATCATCCAACACCTTTCAAAGGGAGCCGCGACGGTACATGAGCTGAAAGAATGGATGGCAGATGTCCCCCAGGCCACCCTTTACCGGCATTTAAATCGATTGACAAAGAATAAGATCATTCATATCGTCGACGAACGGAAGATCCGGGGAGCCGTCGAGAAAACCTATGCCATGCAGGAAGACAGCCCCTATATGACCGTGGAAGAATTGGAGCAGCTGTCAGGCGAAGAACATCTTAAATTGTTCATGACCTTCCTATCCTCCGTGACAGGACAGGCCAGGAGCTATCTTCTGAACGACCCGGATCTTGCCCGGGATTCCTTCGGATATAACCAGCTGGACCTTTACGTGACACCCGATGAGCTCAAGGAGTTGACTGCAGGCATGAATGAGCTCCTGAGTAAATTCAAATCGAACAGACCGACGGATGGAAACGAAAAGATTTCCCTCATCCAAATGCTTATCCCAGAACCCAAAGGACGTGACCACACATGATAAGATCAACATTTTACCGAAAAGTATTCGAACTGAACGGCCATCCCATCATCGCCAAGGGATTACGCTCGTTCGCCCAATCGAAAATGAGCAAACCGTTCATCGCTTCTTTTGCCAAAGTCTATAAGTTGAACATGGAAGAAGCTACGCGGGAACTCCGTGAATATGGAACGCTTCATGATATTTTCACGCGGGAACTGAAAGCCGATGCAAGGCCGGTCGCCGATTCTCCGGATGCCTTCGTCAGCCCATGCGACGCCTATCTATCCGTCGTGGATGACTTGACTATGGAAAGCACCTTCACGGTCAAAGGTCAGGATTATACGGTGGAAGAACTCCTAGGGTCCCCGGCCAAGGCAGAAGCCTATGCCGGCGGGAAGGTTCTCATCTTTTACCTGAGCCCCACCGATTACCACCGGGTCCACGTACCGGTCGATGCACGGGTCGAGGAAGTCTACACACTCGGTAGACATGCCGATCCCGTGAATGAGCTCGGACTGACGCACGGTGTCCGTCCCCTTACCCGAAATTACCGCCTCGTCTCCCGCTTTGATGTGGATGGATCGCCTCTTGCCCACGTCATGGTCGGCGCGTTGAACGTGAACTCGATCGTCCGGACGAATATGAGTGACTTCGTCCACCGGGGAGATCCTTACGGGTACTTTTCATTCGGGTCGACGGTCGTGGTTTGTGTGCCGAAAGGAAAGTTCAGCTTCACCCGGGAAAGAGGACCGGTGAAGATGGGTGAGGAAATTGGGAAGTGGCATTCATAAAAAGGATGCCTGCTCCCGATAAGGTGGGTTGCACAGATTGGTGGAGAGATCGCGTTCAGCACCAGAGCTGAAAAATAACCGGAATATCTCCGCTTAATTAAGAATGAAGTGTTAAAAAGGCTGAAATAGACGGAAAAATTCCGTCTATCCGCTTAAAAATTACAAATATAATTGTTTTTTTCTAGGTGTAAGCGGAATATCTCCGCTTATTCACTACCAAAACAGACTTCATCCTACATGTAACCGGAAAATTTCCGCTTATTTTACCCTACCTGCTTCTACTACAATAACCGTCATTAAAAAAACGCCTGTTCCCCACAAGGGACAGGCGTTTTTCCTATGTGACCGGGCATCAAGCCCCGATACTTTCCCGTACTTCTTCCTCATTACCTTCCGTCCGCTTCTCCAACTTATACACAAGCACCCCGCCGATC
The DNA window shown above is from Rossellomorea vietnamensis and carries:
- a CDS encoding helix-turn-helix domain-containing protein; amino-acid sequence: MTQIDTDLFLHPVRMRIIQHLSKGAATVHELKEWMADVPQATLYRHLNRLTKNKIIHIVDERKIRGAVEKTYAMQEDSPYMTVEELEQLSGEEHLKLFMTFLSSVTGQARSYLLNDPDLARDSFGYNQLDLYVTPDELKELTAGMNELLSKFKSNRPTDGNEKISLIQMLIPEPKGRDHT
- a CDS encoding phosphatidylserine decarboxylase is translated as MIRSTFYRKVFELNGHPIIAKGLRSFAQSKMSKPFIASFAKVYKLNMEEATRELREYGTLHDIFTRELKADARPVADSPDAFVSPCDAYLSVVDDLTMESTFTVKGQDYTVEELLGSPAKAEAYAGGKVLIFYLSPTDYHRVHVPVDARVEEVYTLGRHADPVNELGLTHGVRPLTRNYRLVSRFDVDGSPLAHVMVGALNVNSIVRTNMSDFVHRGDPYGYFSFGSTVVVCVPKGKFSFTRERGPVKMGEEIGKWHS